In Drosophila biarmipes strain raj3 unplaced genomic scaffold, RU_DBia_V1.1 ptg000022l, whole genome shotgun sequence, a genomic segment contains:
- the LOC122818514 gene encoding glutaminyl-peptide cyclotransferase-like, with protein TWSAAGESWFSFSTASRRAFGTHILLVPPCKPQAPSGNTGSQWRDDEVPFNRTLDSILVPRVVGSRGHQQVREYLVQSLSGLGFQTEVDEFRQRVPVLGELTFANVVGTINPQAHNFLALACHYDSKYFPNDPGIVGAIDSAVTCAILLNTAKTLSGYLQKEFLNRSDVGLMLIFFDGEEAFKEWTSADSVYCSKHLASKLAKTRSGS; from the coding sequence acatggtcagctgccggtgagtcgtggttctctttcagcaccgcttctcgcagagccttcgggacgcacatcctCCTCGTCCCGCCCTGCAAACCACAAGCTCCATCGGGCAACACTGGATCCCAGTGGCGCGACGATGAGGTCCCCTTCAACCGCACCCTGGACTCAATTTTGGTGCCACGCGTCGTCGGCAGTCGGGGACATCAACAGGTGCGCGAGTACCTGGTCCAATCGCTGAGCGGCCTTGGCTTCCAGACGGAAGTGGATGAGTTCAGGCAGCGAGTTCCAGTTCTCGGAGAGCTTACGTTCGCCAATGTTGTGGGTACCATCAATCCCCAGGCCCACAACTTCCTGGCTCTGGCCTGCCACTACGACAGCAAGTACTTCCCCAACGACCCGGGAATTGTGGGGGCCATCGACTCCGCGGTGACCTGTGCCATTCTGCTGAACACCGCCAAGACCCTGAGTGGGTATTTGCAGAAAGAGTTTCTCAATCGTAGCGACGTGGGACTTATGCTCATATTCTTCGATGGCGAGGAGGCCTTTAAGGAATGGACCAGTGCTGATTCCGTTTACTGCTCAAAGCATCTGGCATCGAAGCTGGCTAAGACGCGCAGTGGCTCTTAG